The genomic stretch CTTTAACATGGATGGCTACGACGAGGTCGGTGGGCTCAGTTCGAGCTTCAAGAACTCGGTCACAATAACAGCCCCGGAACCGGAGTTAAACTATAGGATGCTTGATccctcctcctcctccgACGAGAACGAGCCTGAAGAGTACCATCCGCGAGATGAACATGCGAACGTGGTGGCAGAATTGCCCATTCCGATTCCCGCCAGaaatagaaggaaaagcTCGATTGCATCTTCGTATGAAGTGGGAATCAGGGAGTCGTATGTCGCATCTACACTTGTAGTTAACAATAGTCCTTCCATAGGATACAAGCCGAAGCTAGCAGACTTCGAGCCTTTGAAAGTGTTGGGGAAAGGCTCTTATGGAAAAGTCCTCCTTGTGCGAGAAAGATCCACGGGCAAGTTGTTTGCGctgaagcaattgaaaaaagCATCGTTGATCATCAACGAAGATACAAACGAGATACACGAGGCAAACTACAGAAGAACGCTTAACGAAAAGACCATCTTGGAAAAAGTCAACCACCCGAACATCGTAAAGCTATATTACGCCTTCCAGGACAATAACAAGGTGtatttgatcttggaatACTTGGATGGCGGAGAGCTTTTCCACCATTTGGCTCTTGAAAGATTCAtgagtgaaaaaaatgCTTGCTATTATATAGCACAGATGATATTGGCTCTTCGATATTTGCACTGCAACTTGAAGGTAATCTATCGAGATTTAAAGCCCGAAAATTGCATGTTGAATTCAAATGGTAATCTTGTGTTGACAGACTTTGGTTTGTCGAAAGAATCCTCGGGAGACAAGAACCACTCAATGACAGGTACAGCACAGTACATGGCACCGGAAGTCATCAAAGGGGAACCTTACGACTACTCTGTCGATTGGTGGTCATTGGGATGTGTAGCGTTCGATCTTTTGACAGGATCCCCTCCATTTTCAGGAAACAACAATAAGAAGATCATggagaagatcttgtcgaGTAAGAAGACGTTGAAGTTTCCATTCTATCTAAGTCTTGATGCCAaggacttcttgaagaagttgttgcaAGTCAATCCCGAAAAAAGGTTCAACATAGACGGAGATTTTGACAAAGTAAAAAGGCatagatttttcagatacATTAACTGGGATGATTTAGAAAACATAGAGCAAAGTGAGACAATTCCACCCATTCTCCCCATTATCACAGACCTGGTGTTGGCAGAGAACTTCGACAAGGACTTTACAGAAATGGCTTTCACACCACAATCACACGACACCGGTAGAGACATCTTACATGTGAACGGGTTCACATACACAAACTCCAACTACTTGTCACTTCAAAGTCAGTTCAAACAAAATTAGATAGATACATTATTTATTAGTTTCTCCAATTATGTAATATAGATTATTATACAAACTTAAGATTGCGAGCTCATATGGGAGTACAAATAGCAAACCAGGCAAGCAAGAGGAGTATGGCAAAGAGTGCTTTGATTATTATGacaaacttgaaattgaaccTATTCTCAGggttcttcaagaagtttatGGTGAACAACTTATTCACTATTACCAAACTGGCGAGAAAGTAAATAGGAGTGAGAGAACCAGATTTCATGAAAAAATTAGCAAATGTGAGCAACGAGACGCTTTCGCAGCAAATGCTGGCTGTACAATCAAGTAGAAAGTACAATAATGGCATGTCCAAAGTCAAGATACCGTATGTCTTGAAACACGAATCAACTACCAACTCTGGACGGGTTTTCAAACAGAAGTCAAAATAGTAGTTTACAAAATACATGAAGTTGTAGTACCTCTCGATTGAGTTAGAGTGTATTATGCTGGATTGTTGTTGGACAGGCTGTTGCAATCTCGAGTCTACCGAATCCCTGTGTGGATActgttcttcatcatttaGTCTATATGTCGACAAACGTTGCTGTAAAATTGGGGAAGCATCCAGGAGATGGGCAGGATCGTAATTGTCACGAGAGAAGAAAGGTGGAGCGAGCCATGAAAACCAGGAAACTGGAGATCGAGTGTAATTGGAACGTCCAGGAACATATGGGAGACAAACTGTAGATACACTCAGTTCGGTCCTTGGCTTAGATGTTGATGGTGTATGATGTGATGGATGTTGCGGTTGCTCTGGTTGACCACCGTCGTCGTCAGGTATATGTCCTTCCGAATGCCTGTAATCAAAACCAGCACCAGCGCCAAATTCGATTTTGGGTCCACCAGGAAACTTGTATTTAAAGTTTCCACCACCGCCACCTCCCCAATGGGTGTCTTTGTTAGAAATTGAGCTGTTGTCATCTTCCTCATCAATATTTTCGTGACAGTACGAGACTTTGGATAAAGGATCTTCGTTGTCGAGGGCAGCATAGTTTTCTTGGTTAGTCTCCAAGGCAGCAATAGCAGTAGCTGTGTTTAAGTGGTATGTGTTTTTGGgagaaatagaatatagTTTATCTACAAAATCGTATGCTGACTTCTGCTTGGCTAATATGGAATGCGATTTGGAGCTCTGCAATGAGCTTAAGGTGTTGATGCTTTTGCTTGCAGCCATGGGCGTGCTGCTCAGCGActgtgacttcttcatgttgaaagaagatggaaagtGCTTGATGGACAACTTGCGTTCATCAGCAAGGGTGTCATCAGAGTTTGTCGAAACGATggattttctgtttctgtcaTACTCTTCATTATTCAAGATGCTCTGGAGCAAAGACTCGACTTCTTCCAGGTTTTCCAACCTGGTTTTGTACTTGTCCTGATTGATCCAGAGGTCGTACAACTTGTCAAAACGAGGAATGGAAAAAAATGTGTAATAATTATCCATGTCATTGTTGACGGTGCTTTGTATAACAAATGCACAAGCTAAGCTTCTATACAGCAACACTCCAACACGAGACAACCAGAACACAAACAAGAAACGTaaaacttcttctataaGCGGGTAgtagaagttgtagaacAGTTGTTCGAGCCTTTGCTTGAATTTTCTGTTCATGCCTACTGTGACACCATAGAAAAATCCTTGTAAAAGAAGAGGCAAAGCAAGAAACAACAAGGTCAATATGTACAGCTTACTATTGGCAATCTGGTTCTCCTTTACAAGAAGTAAAGGCCACATGCGGACAGCCGTGGCGCAGAATATATAAGCTGCGAAGTACCATGTTCTCTTGTAGACGATGGGATCCAGCACCATTATGGTATGGATAGTTCGATGAGAACTAAGGACTGTGGAattctgttgaagttaACAgagctgttgttgaaagcGGAGCAAATGAGGAAAATTACTTAAGCTGGTACGGCTGTGTAAGCAGACGATCAataacaagaagaaaacgatTAATATGATACAAATTGATGGAGAAAAAAGTATAGTTTGAAGAGTTTATCTGTAACTACTGTGGTAATCATGTAAGTTTTATTCTGGCTAGACTCCTCATTCACGTGACAAATATTTTGTAAATGAAAACACACACATATATACAGTCCTGGAATGTAGACTTTGTAGCCATTCTGCTGGATTTTTTCAGGTAGAGAGAGAAATTCATTTCTATAAGATACAGCGGATTTCTCTGGGAGCTCCTTAATGCACTCCATTTGTATCTTCTATTGAGCTGTGTAAAATCCTTCCTCCTCATTCTACCCCCTCTGTGTTAAGCAGCCTTCCGCAAGGAATAAAAGATCCTGCATAATTTTCGTCATGTTGTGTTTGGAGCCCCAGAACAGAAACTTTATGTCTGGGTATAATTCACAGATCCTGGAGCTGTATGCAGATTTGAATTATTGTTAGACTTGATATTGTACAAGTTGATTTCTAGATTTGCCATCATAGATTCCAACAAGAGGAAACAGTCAAATTAACCATCTATACCTCCCTGTAAACGTCATATCGAAATGGCTGCTGGTGATTCCAAGTCTGTGATTCCTCTCGAATCCAACCCCGCAATTTTCAGCGAATTAGCATTCAAACTTGGCCTTTCTCCAGTTGTAGACTTTCACGATGTCTATTCTCTCACAGACACTGAGTTGTTAGCGTTCTTGCCCAATCCCGTCTATGCCGTTATATTGCTCTTTCCCTTGACCGAGTCATACGAAAACTACAGGAAGACCGAGGATCTGAACATTCCACAAGCTTATCATAATCAACATATTGAAACCATCAAGTGGTTTAAACAGACCATTGGAAATGGCTGCGGCTTATACGCACTTTTACATGCTTTGGGAAATTTGCCCAATGATCTCATAATATCTAACCTGGTCTTGTCCAGCTTGTTGGCGAAGTTGGACCAACGtgtttctgttgaagaagtttcaaaAATCGTAGAAGATCTAGAAGCATCAATCAAACTTGATCAGAATTACGGTGAAAAGGGCCAGACTTCTGTTCCCGCTgcagacgaagaaatttACTTCCATTTCATCACTTTTGTCAAAGGAAAGGACAATCATTTGTATGAACTCGATGGAAGGAGAAACGGGCCAATTGATCTTGGTCCTACTGACGAACACAATACCAGCATTATCTCAGTTCCACAATTGACCGAGAAAATACAGTTTTACATCAATAATGCGGATGAGGCAAACAAGCACAACTTTGCCATGATGGCCATTGGCCCATCGTTGGATTAAGATAGATAGTAATATATACTAATCGTCTATACTAGTAAACAACGTTTATACTAGCAGATAACGCCTATAAAATAGAACTACCACATCTCCATCACAATTGTCCCTTGATATCAACCTTACTGAAGTTGGGCTGATTTACTATTTGCACCAACATGGGCTTAGCTACGACacaattgacttcttgagCAGTGCCGGATACAATGCTCGTCAACTTGTTTCTTTGCAAAAATGTAATCAAAGCATCCACGTCGTCGAAACAGAGCTCATCTTTAACAAAAGAAGTATTGAGCTTCTTGTAACTGCTTGTCATGAGATACAAGCTTCGAAGTCTATTCTTCTCAAATAAATATGTTCTGATCGTCGCCAATGCCAAAGACAACTTGGCTGACagcttcaaattcttgatcagaaagaaaaaatcGTGGAAATCCTCGGTTATAATGTCCTGATGTAATCTAAATAGTAGTTCAATAAAGTCAAAtaagtcttcttcttctgctgtcCGGGTGAACTGcgagaagttgttgatcaaggtTAATTTTAACTTGAACACTTCACTATGGTTGTTAGTAATCATCATGTAAAGAATACGATATGCCAAAAATTCTACTTCCAGGGCAAAAAACCTGTTGGTCAGCCCAGTGCTACTTTTTCTCATCATATAATACAAGTAGTTGAGCTGTGACTGGCATTGGTTGAATTCACCCAAGTCCCTGTTCTGCAAGGATATTCTTGCATTCGTCTCGTAAACATAAATCGTAAAATCGTTCTTGATATGCTGCACTGTAAGGTCCTGCCGTATAGACTTGAACTGGTTAATAATGTATGAATATATCTTGTTTGCCTCGTATACAGCCAACACATAGTCCATACTACGTTCCAACACATCTTGAGGTCTCACCATTTCAGGTTTTGGCTCAGAAGTGAGACGAAGGTAGTTTTTCTCTAGGGCCTGGCTGATTCCTACAAACACTGGAGACGACAGCGTTGAAACTTTCACAGGTCTGGGACTCAGCGAAACCGTCTGGAATCTCTCAGAtctctgtttctttctctctttcGATTCATAGTCAGCAGAACGTTTGGTATTGAGAGCCTGGTAATCGTGGATTGCAGGGCTGTTCAGTCTGGAAGGTGCGAAACCATTTCCTGTTTCTGGCTCTGATTCTTGTGATACTAGAGAGAGGTCTACACCTCCATCCAAGATGGGGATCTTCTGAATCATCCAGTCGTTGCTCCATAACATGTTTTTGGCTATAGCCATTTCTATAAGCTGTTGCATCTGTTTGTTGAACTGCGTCTTTGTTACTTCATCTAAATGGCTGGCTCTGAGAAAACTGGTAGAGACAAAATGCAGAAGTGACTCTGGCCAGGCATTGGACACCAAGGAATTATCAGACTGTTCTGATTTGGAACTTGACGAAGAATGTGATGATGTTGGAACTGTATTACCGATCAGTGGTAGCTTGGGTATTCTGTACTTTTTGTCTATGTTAGTCTTGGAAGTATCTATTACAACATCATATTCTCCTTTAACATGCTTCACTGGAGACGACGAGCCAGATCCTGTCAATTGCTGTACGTGTCTGCTTTTttttgctttggaagctgaTTTCTTGACTACTGAgccatttgaagaagacgtGGCATCAATATTGGGGATTAAATGTGAAAGTTTCTTGGAAGCTGACCGTCTGGATTTGTTTCCCGTCATGTTATGCTAGTGGTGAGTGAAATATAAAGAGAAACGAGTAGTTAAATTGTGAATGCTAAGACAGAAAGGTTATGTGACAGATAATTAGATTCGAAACATATAATATATACTGATATGAATACCAAGTATTCTATACTAAGAATAGGTGCTATGAAAGTCTACGTGCTAAGAGACATTTCTCTCTATACTGTATCCCAGAAGAGCTGAGCCTAAAAACTTACACTAATAAATCCTTGCCTGGGTCACATGACAGTCGCACTAAAAAACCACAAACGGTTAGGCGTACCGTTTATTGTTTGGGTAGATTAGTGCAATTAAGATAAatagaagttgaacttttcagctGACCCCACAGCCAATTTAAAAAACCCTCCTCTGGCGCTACACTCATTAACTCACTACGACTGGGTTCAGTCTGCTTCTACAAACACTGTCAACCTTGCACGTCACCGGACTGCTACATTATTGTGTCTATTCACCAAACTACTGTGGTCTAGTCTCGCACTTCATACCGAGCATTGTAGACCGTGACATCAAGTCGGAACTACCTTAAATTTCAACATTGCACTATCCATTCCACACCGATATTCTCAAAACAATATATACTAAAGCTGTTTACAAATAGCTGCACGTAGATTGCTATAGAGATTTAGCTATATACCACAGCTCTGGACCATGAGATCGTCCATCTTCAATACAGACCCACCCATACGAGCGGTGTCGTCTAGTCGAAGCAAGCTGTCTATCAAACGTGCCAAATCCTCAAGTCCCTATGTCAATCCCTCCAACACTCCTGTATTTGCATCTCGAGGTGTCTCGAGCACTGCCAATACTCCTAATTTACAGACTGTAGCTTCCAATCCAACGGCTCCAAATCCCGCTCCAGTATCTAATGGCTTTaagctgaagaaattaTCGTGGAATTTGGACGATTTGATCACTTCATATCTGGATAGCGGCGATCTTCCACCCATTCTTTCACCCACACTTCCTGAAAGCGACTCCTTGGATATCGTACCGCTTGCTGGCAACAGCCAGAATGGCACTGCCAGCTTGAAGTCTCCCAAACCAAAATACccttcaaagaagaagataatggtagatgacgaagacgaagatgacgacgaagacgacgatgCAGATATGATATCTCACAACTACAATTCCAAGATACATCGAATAGATGATGCCAActctgaagatgacgaaatACCGTTGTCGATGCTTTCACCAACGCTACCATCTATATTTGATAGTAATAGTACAAtgaacagcaacaacaatagCCATGGAAACACACCAGACACAACAGTATCCTTGCATAATATAActaacaacaataacacTTACAATAATAACAGCAGTAATGGCAGTAAACCACTAGCAAGACTCAATCCGGATGTGAGTATTAAGTGGATCAACAGAGCAGAAAAGGAGAGATTTTTATTGCGTATCACTTTCAAAGACAAAGCAAGGTACAAATCCAAGATGGCCAGAAAGACCAGTCCTCTCAAATTGGCCGGATTAGGCATATCAACATCTGATGGAAGCAAGCCCAAGTTCGCCAAAGAACGAGAAACGCCCAAGAAAGAGAGCtcaataaagaaagaagatgcATTGAAGTTGCTGCAGCTGAAGAAAACTTCTGTCACGGACGATGAAGTTAAGAGTAAGAGCGAAACATACTCCATTCAATTTAAGCGAGATCTAGAAGAGAAACTGAAAagaaataatgaagaaaggAGGAGAATcgcagaagaagaagaagagagaaaggcaagaaacaagaaggaagatgaagaaagacaaaTTAGAGCAAAGAAGGATTCCGAAAAGGAGGAAGAATTGCGAAACAGAGAACGGTCTTTGAAAGAACGAGAAAACAGAGACCACGAGAAATgggagaagagaagaaaagaaatcgatactaaagaaaaggaattgagAGACAAGTTGTCtaaagaaagagatttgCGGGAAGACTTGAAACAGAGAGAACATCAAATTaaggaaagagaaaagaatttgCAAAGTaaggaaaaggaattgTCGGACAAAGAACATAAACTTGCTCTGGCTCCTCCTCCTACCAGCAATGACTTGAGCTACgaacaacagaagaaacgaGAGCAATTGAAACAATTGAACCAGGATGTGATTATGAAAGAACTGTCACAACCTCTAGAAGAAATCCGACTTCCAGGACCGAACGATAGAAAGCACTCGAACCAGTTCAGCCGTTcacagaaagaagaaatccGCGATTCTCTCCAACATAAGAAAACTCAATGGTTACAAATCTCAAAGGGGGCGAAAGCAAGAGCCGATGGCTATGCTAATAAGGATAAGTTATCCTCGGTAATAATACAAATAGACTCGATATTAGCCAGAATGGTTTCTTACGACTATGACGAAAGGTCTAAACTAGTAACCGATATCCTTCCAAGTGAACGCTCTTGGAAGCTTTTGGATCAGGATATTGCTTCTATGATAAAGGATATCAGATTGTGGTCTTCTGGgatgaaggagaagaatcttcttgaattcttgaagattctaACATGCATTTTATATCAAACAAGAGCGATAATCCTTAAAAGAATCAACTCCATCTTGATGAAAGTAATTGAGCTGTACACCAGCAAGAACTCTCCGGAATTGAATTCCAAGATCATTGAATTGCAACAACTTACCATCAACAATCACCATTTGATGGTGCAGTACTTCACGAACTCCAGACCTAATTATCTTGATGCAATTGTCCCTGTTAGATTCCCCACAACATGGTTCAAAAAATCATTGAGTATGGAACAAACCCAGAGAGATTATGATATCTCTAATCACcacaagaacttgatcCCTGAACAGCAAACCTTTTATTTGCCCATAGGTATCCACTCCAACTTGGGAGAAGTTAGTGGTTTCTTGTATAATATCATCAAGGAATTTattgatatcttcaacaagtacaatGCCAACAAGCCCATTATCTATACTTTGCAATCAGGACAAAACATCTAATTCAGCACTACATAGACTACGAATACCCTTAATGTAATATCTTTATATTCCTCTTAATTGTACAATATTTATACCCTGTGTCTATGATTTGGTAATCATATACTTGTCCTTGTAAATCCAACTGTTACCCATTGATTTGACACCGAAGATTTCACCCAAACGAAGCCATGCTGCTGCCTTGTGTGGGTCTTTTTTGTGGTATTTCGACTTAGAACACCATATTTCCCCTAGTTCTACCATGGAATTTACATAGCCCAAAGAGCCGGCTTTAGATATACATTTGATCCCATTGATTTCATCGCGATTTTCCAATCCCCAGCCATGGTACAATGTCTTTCCTAACTCATGGTAGCTTACAGCTACGACGTCAGCCTGGCTTTTGGAGATGGAGGCAATCCGGGAAATCTGGGCTTTTGAAAAAGTCGAGAAgatgttgaacaacttaATGGCATCAGTTCCGTTCATCTGCGGATCCTTGTCATTTGTGTTGTCAAGATTTCGTATGATTAGTTTTACCAAATCTTCTGGTTGCAATAAGTTGAGTTTTTCCATAACCTGGGAGACATTTACCAAGTTAGAATGCGTGCTGTGCACGAGAATACACCTACAGAGCCACTTGATTGACTGTTTATCGTTCTGCTTAACTCCATGGCCAAATCTCAATGCCATGGCATAGAGCAACATTGCCGGAGGGTAGTTGAATGGAGCGTTCGCAGCAATCTGTAATTGATACGATGCTTCTCGGTGTTTTCCCATTGCTCTAAATTGTTGAGCCAACCTGGTTCTAGATTCGGGTGAAAGGTCACTATTTTGTGACGACTCAGAATGTTgtgtagaagaagtagctGAAGGCGTACGAGAAATGCCATTGACACTGGTGATACTGATACTACTTCCTTCAGATATGGCTCTCCTTCCTTCAATGAACTCGTTATTTCCTCTAATAATAGGAGCCGAAGGTGTACGCATTACTCCTCTCATTGGAAGCTGTGACTGCGTAATCTGTGTATCGATTGGCGAATCAGACGTTCTGTCAAGTGAATCTTTGAATTCTACATCGAATTGGTTAAGAGTATCAGGACTGTCAGGCATTGGACCGGATGCTTGCAAAGTATCTGAGCTTCGTCTTTGAATGGTCAAATGTGTCAATGAAGGTGAAGAtgagtttgaagaagatgaagatgacgtATGTTGAAGGGGACGAGTTAAGGTTGATAACGAAGCCGAGGAGCCTGTTCTGATTTTATTGATTGAAGCCATATCCGATTTGAACGAATCTA from Scheffersomyces stipitis CBS 6054 chromosome 2, complete sequence encodes the following:
- the PSK1 gene encoding Ribosomal protein S6 kinase and related proteins (go_funtion protein kinase activity; ATP binding; protein serine/threonine kinase activity~go_process protein amino acid phosphorylation); this encodes MADIFNMDGYDENSVTITAPEPELNYRMLDPSSSSDENEPEEYHPRDEHANVVAELPIPIPARNRRKSSIASSYEVGIRESYVASTLVVNNSPSIGYKPKLADFEPLKVLGKGSYGKVLLVRERSTGKLFASKQLKKASLIINEDTNEIHEANYRRTLNEKTILEKVNHPNIVKLYYAFQDNNKVYLILEYLDGGELFHHLALERFMSEKNACYYIAQMILALRYLHCNLKVIYRDLKPENCMLNSNGNLVLTDFGLSKESSGDKNHSMTGTAQYMAPEVIKGEPYDYSVDWWSLGCVAFDLLTGSPPFSGNNNKKIMEKILSSKKTLKFPFYLSLDAKDFLKKLLQVNPEKRFNIDGDFDKVKRHRFFRYINWDDLENIEQSETIPPILPIITDSVLAENFDKDFTEMAFTPQSHDTGRDILHVNGFTYTNSNYLSLQSQFKQN
- a CDS encoding unnamed protein product; protein product: MVSDPIVYKRTWYFAAYIFCATAVRMWPLLLVKENQIANSKSYILTLLFLALPLLLQGFFYGVTVGMNRKFKQRLEQSFYNFYYPLIEEVLRFLFVFWLSRVGVLSYRSLACAFVIQSTVNNDMDNYYTFFSIPRFDKLYDLWINQDKYKTRLENSEEVESLLQSILNNEEYDRNRKSIVSTNSDDTLADERKLSIKHFPSSFNMKKSQSSSSTPMAASKSINTLSSLQSSKSHSILAKQKSAYDFVDKLYSISPKNTYHLNTATAIAALETNQENYAALDNEDPLSKVSYCHENIDEEDDNSSISNKDTHWGGGGGGNFKYKFPGGPKIEFGAGAGFDYRHSEGHIPDDDGGQPEQPQHPSHHTPSTSKPRTESSVSTVCLPYVPGRSNYTRSPVSWFSWLAPPFFSRDNYDPAHLSDASPILQQRLSTYRLNDEEQYPHRDSVDSRLQQPVQQQSSIIHSNSIERYYNFMYFVNYYFDFCLKTRPELVVDSCFKTYGILTLDMPLLYFLLDCTASICCESVSLLTFANFFMKSGSLTPIYFLASLVIVNKLFTINFLKNPENRFNFKFVIIIKALFAILLLLAWFAICTPI
- the YUH1 gene encoding ubiquitinyl hydrolase 1 (go_component intracellular~go_funtion ubiquitin thiolesterase activity~go_process ubiquitin-dependent protein catabolism), encoding MAAGDSKSVIPLESNPAIFSELAFKLGLSPVVDFHDVYSLTDTELLAFLPNPVYAVILLFPLTESYENYRKTEDSNIPQAYHNQHIETIKWFKQTIGNGCGLYALLHALGNLPNDLIISNSVLSSLLAKLDQRVSVEEVSKIVEDLEASIKLDQNYGEKGQTSVPAADEEIYFHFITFVKGKDNHLYELDGRRNGPIDLGPTDEHNTSIISVPQLTEKIQFYINNADEANKHNFAMMAIGPSLD
- the LPR1 gene encoding Leucine permease transcriptional regulator encodes the protein MTGNKSRRSASKKLSHLIPNIDATSSSNGSVVKKSASKAKKSRHVQQLTGSGSSSPVKHVKGEYDVVIDTSKTNIDKKYRIPKLPSIGNTVPTSSHSSSSSKSEQSDNSLVSNAWPESLSHFVSTSFLRASHLDEVTKTQFNKQMQQLIEMAIAKNMLWSNDWMIQKIPILDGGVDLSLVSQESEPETGNGFAPSRSNSPAIHDYQALNTKRSADYESKERKKQRSERFQTVSSSPRPVKVSTSSSPVFVGISQALEKNYLRLTSEPKPEMVRPQDVLERSMDYVLAVYEANKIYSYIINQFKSIRQDLTVQHIKNDFTIYVYETNARISLQNRDLGEFNQCQSQLNYLYYMMRKSSTGSTNRFFASEVEFLAYRILYMMITNNHSEVFKLKLTLINNFSQFTRTAEEEDLFDFIELLFRLHQDIITEDFHDFFFSIKNLKSSAKLSLALATIRTYLFEKNRLRSLYLMTSSYKKLNTSFVKDELCFDDVDALITFLQRNKLTSIVSGTAQEVNCVVAKPMLVQIVNQPNF